The following coding sequences are from one Veillonella rodentium window:
- a CDS encoding HypC/HybG/HupF family hydrogenase formation chaperone, whose protein sequence is MCLAVPAQLVAVNDTIGTVELTGATRDCSLLLVPDAKVGDWLLVHAGFAVQIVDEEEAQATLDAFKELEELEEAYFAGKEAHS, encoded by the coding sequence ATGTGCTTAGCCGTACCGGCACAGCTTGTTGCCGTAAATGATACCATCGGTACCGTCGAATTAACGGGGGCTACACGCGATTGCAGCCTGCTGCTCGTACCTGATGCGAAGGTAGGGGACTGGCTTTTGGTACATGCGGGATTTGCTGTACAGATTGTTGATGAAGAAGAGGCACAAGCTACATTAGATGCCTTTAAGGAGTTAGAGGAACTTGAAGAAGCTTACTTTGCAGGAAAAGAAGCACACAGCTGA
- the hypD gene encoding hydrogenase formation protein HypD encodes MKKLTLQEKKHTADVLLKRINALHEPGEVVRLMEVCGTHTVSIFREGLRQLLPEGIELVSGPGCPVCVTDQIYMDKALAYAERDDIIIATFGDMLKVPGSYSNLSEAQTKGAHIHVIYTPLEVLELSKHYPDKKIVFLAIGFETTIAVIGATVKAVHTAGIKNVFFLVSHKLVPPALRALLDRQEGRIDGFILPGHVSVIIGEEPYRFLPEEYHIPSCIAGFDGVEILSAIVNILEQRRSGKFIVGNIYPSVVMQQGNPVAQAMMREVYDVCDDTWRGIGVISHSGLVLKGEYVAYDAELAMPIVLEKPSLDPKGCQCGRVLQGLIKPSECPLFGKSCTADHPVGACMVSVEGSCAAWYKYGFSSGGLTWED; translated from the coding sequence TTGAAGAAGCTTACTTTGCAGGAAAAGAAGCACACAGCTGATGTATTATTGAAACGCATTAATGCACTTCATGAGCCGGGCGAAGTCGTCAGACTCATGGAGGTGTGCGGGACACATACGGTATCGATTTTCCGAGAAGGCCTTCGTCAGTTGTTGCCCGAAGGTATTGAACTTGTGAGCGGCCCCGGATGTCCAGTATGTGTGACCGACCAGATTTATATGGATAAGGCGTTAGCTTATGCGGAGCGGGATGATATCATCATCGCTACCTTCGGGGATATGCTGAAGGTGCCCGGCAGCTATAGCAATCTTAGCGAGGCTCAAACAAAAGGCGCTCATATTCATGTTATCTATACGCCTTTAGAGGTGTTGGAGTTGAGTAAGCACTATCCGGATAAGAAAATCGTGTTTTTAGCGATCGGATTCGAAACGACTATTGCCGTTATCGGAGCGACCGTGAAAGCGGTTCATACGGCAGGGATTAAAAATGTATTTTTTCTCGTATCTCATAAATTAGTTCCGCCGGCGTTACGGGCTTTACTGGATCGACAGGAAGGCCGCATTGACGGCTTTATTTTGCCGGGGCATGTAAGCGTTATTATCGGAGAGGAACCGTATCGATTTTTGCCTGAAGAATACCATATCCCATCATGTATCGCCGGTTTTGATGGAGTAGAAATTCTCTCGGCAATAGTCAATATCCTGGAACAACGCAGATCAGGAAAGTTCATAGTGGGTAATATATATCCTTCGGTTGTGATGCAGCAGGGGAACCCCGTAGCACAGGCTATGATGCGTGAAGTATATGATGTTTGTGATGATACATGGCGCGGTATAGGAGTAATTTCACATTCCGGTTTAGTTTTAAAGGGTGAGTATGTTGCATATGATGCGGAATTAGCTATGCCGATAGTGTTGGAAAAACCGTCGCTTGATCCGAAAGGTTGTCAATGTGGACGCGTTTTACAAGGTTTGATTAAGCCGAGTGAGTGTCCTTTGTTCGGTAAAAGCTGTACTGCCGATCATCCGGTGGGGGCGTGTATGGTATCTGTGGAAGGTAGTTGTGCCGCCTGGTATAAATATGGATTTTCCAGCGGCGGATTAACTTGGGAGGATTAG